The genome window TGACTGGCGCTAAATTTCCTAACCATGACACTTACCCATTTCATATTTCCTTTGGTTATCGACTGCAAGTGTTGTCTGAAGCAGAAGAACGAGAGCTTGAAGCATGTCAGCGGACGTTGCAGGAAACGGTTCTTTTTGACTGGGGAGAAGTGGAAATGAAAAAAGTCGATTACACCATTTTTGAAGATATGTCTTTATTTGTTCCTTTTGGTCAAGTCACACGCGCATCATTAAGACAACAAAAATACGGAACAACGGAGTGAAACCGATGAAAAAATATACTCTTCCATTTGTGATCGCGATATTGCTGAGTGTCGTTACGGCATGCTCTGGCGGCGGTCAAGCGTCAGAAGGCGGCAAGGAGGCGGTTACGCTTGATTTTATGACGAACGCAAGCGAAGGCATTTTAGAAACGTACCGTGAGATTGCGGAAAACTACCAAAAAGAAAATCCAGATATCACCGTTAAAGTAACGAGCCAAGGAAAAGATTTTGAAGCTTTAATGAAAGCGAAAATGGCGTCCAATGACTTGCCTGACTTATGGTCGACGCACGGCTGGTCGGTTGAACGTTATAGTGAACATTTAGTAAAGGTGAATGATCAGCCTTGGTTTGACAAAGTGAAGGAGCCTATTATCCCAGCCATTTCAAAAGACAATGGCGACGTCTTTGTTCTTCCGCTTGATATTGACCAGAGTGGTGTCGTCGTCAATAAAGATGTTCTTGAAGAAGCGGGTGTGAACATTGATGACTTAAAAACGTGGGATGACTTTGTAAGTGCCTTTGAAAAAGTGAAAGGGATCGGTAAAGTTCCTGTTGGCATTGGTGGAAAAGACCCACGCCAGTTTGCCCACTTCCTGGATGTTATGGCAACCCCTTTATACATTTCCAGCGAAAAACATAACTACGCTGATGCACTTCTTGATGGAACATTTGACTGGAGTAAATGGTCAGAAGCAAGTGAGTTATTGTTGTCATTAAAAGAGAATGAGTACCTGAATAAAGACGCCCTCACGGCAAGCCCAGATGCGATGACGGAATTAATGGCAAGAAATGAAGTAGCCTTTTTATTTGCGAACAACGGTGCAGTCACAGGCACATTAGAATTTAACCCAGACGCTAATGTCGGTTTTGTGCCGATTCCAGCCGTTCATGAAGGCGACGCACCGGTTTTAATTGGTGGCGAGCGCGATGCGGTCGGTGTGTGGAAAAACTCCGAGCATAAAGAAGAAGCCCTGAAGTTCTTAGCGTATTTGGCACAGCCTGAAAATGTCCAAGCCATCTCTGAGGAGCAAGGCATGCCTCCTGCTTTGGAAGGTGTAGAAAGCGACTTAGGCAAGCTGACTGACGACTACAAGAAATATGAAGATGTTCCGGTAGAAGTGTACTTTGACCGTGTGTACTTGCCAGGTGGCATGTGGAGCACTTTGCAGACAGTTGGTTCTGGTTTAGTTTCTGGCGACATCTCGGTTGAAAAGGCCATTCAAACGATGGAAAACGATGATAACCGTCTGCGTAAAGAAACAGAGCAGTAAAGAGGAAGGAAGAGGCAATGGCTTCTCTAAGCTTCAACGATGAGGAGCCCTTCCTTATGTTAGGAGTGATAACATGGCGGCGAAAAATAAACAAATGTATCTCTTTTTATTGCCTGCAATGATCTTATTTACGATTTTTGTATTTATGCCGTTTTACGAGGGCATCCGCATTTCATTTACGAACTGGGATGGATATTCGCAAAGCTTTGATTTTATCGGCTTCTTTAACTATGCGACGTTACTCGAAAACGAACTGTTTGTAATTGGGATGAAAAACACGTTGATTTATGGCTTTGCGTGTACAATCATTCAAAACGTGTTAGGCCTGCTTTACGCTTTATTTGTCAATAAAAAATTTGCGGGACGAAACCTTGTGCGTCTCATCATTTATATGCCCGCCATTATTGCGGGAATTATTATGGGTTACATGATGTATGGTATTTTTCAATATAATGGCGGTGCATTAAACGATATCATGCAGCTGTTTAACGCTGAGAAAATCGATTGGTTTGGCAGCGGCAATCGTGCTGTCTTGATCATCGTCATCGTAAACTCCTTACAGTTTGTCGGCGTAGCCATGATGATTTATCTAGCCGGATTGCAAAATATCCCGTCATCCCTCGTCGAAGCAGCGCAATTGGATGGGGCGACGAGCAGACAGATCTTAAAAAATGTAACCTTGCCGCTTTTGATTCCGGCTATTACATCAAGCTTTTTAATCAACATCATTGGTGGTTTGCAGCTGTTTGGCTTGATCGTTGCGTTGACGAACGGCGGTCCTGGTATTAGCACTCATTCAATGGCGACAGCAATTAACAATATGCATTTTTGGAGCCAAAACGCCGGACAGGCTGCCGCGGCTGGAATGGTCTTGTTCGTCATGATTTTTGTGATCTCCCTAATGATGAATATTTTCTTTAACAAAAAGGATGTGGACATGTGAGTGTACGCAAATCGTATCATCTGCAAGTGATTGGCTTTTTGATCATCTGTTTACACTTGCTGCCTATTTATATTACGGTTGTTGCTTCGTTTAAAGACAAAACCGACTTAAGTTCAAAATGGCTGTTGCCCGATTATTTTAGCGTCGATCATTTTACGAATGCTGTCGATGGTGGTTTTTTTAGTGCTTTATATAACACGATCATTATCACGTTTTTTACCGTACTCCTCGTCGTCATTGTTGGAGCGATGACAGGCTATGCGCTCGCCCGCTTGAAAAATGTCGTCACGAATATCGTTTTGTATGCGACGCTCGGTGTGATGATGGTGCCAGAAATCAGTTTAATCGTACCATTGTATAAAACGATGATGAACTTACACGCGATTAACACGTTTTGGGGCATTATTTTACTCGGTGCGACGTACTCATTGCCATTAAGCATTTTTATTTACACGAATTTTATTAAGAGCATTCCGAAAGAATTGGATGAGGCGGCCGAGATGGATGGGTGCAGCCCATTGCAGACATTCTTCCGGATTATTTTGCCACAGCTTGGTCCCGTCACCGCCAGTATTCTTATCTTAATCGGGGTTAAGATTTTCAACCAATTTTTATTTCCGCTTTATTTCTTACAGGCACCTGAAATGCGGATGATTACAACATACATCTCGACCTTTTTTAACGAAAACAGCAATGTCAACGAAGCATCGGCTGCCGCCTTGCTTGGAACATTGCCGGTCATTCTCGCCTATATTTTCCTGCAAAAATATTTTGTCAGAGGCGCAATGGAAGGGATCGGGAAGTAAATGGTTCAGTTGGACAAGCTTTGCGCGAAGATAAAAAGAAGGATGCCGCTTATTTACGGGAAGACTTAGCAAAACTGGGCGCTGTCATTCGCGATGAACGCCATGGACAATATGTAAGAATGGCACAGTGGAATCAAGAAGTCATACTTGAGGTGAAGAATGATAGATAAAACACATATCGAAGGTCGTTACGTTTGATATGTGTTTTATCTGCACTATTAAATGCAAGCGTACGGTCAACACTTTGCGTCCTTCAGCCTGACTTTAAGAAACGTTTGCCACATGAGCAGGCTGTCCCTCCCAGAGTTTTAAATGTCTAATCCACTGTCTGATCCATGCGAAAATCGCGTTGTTTACCTACGATCATCCATTGCCCTAGCACTGCCAATAAGATGAGCATGCCTGCTGCAATTGGTAAGTATGTTGGTGACAAGCCGGCAAATAACGCCGCTCCGCCAAGCATAGAGCCAACGGAGCTTCCTAAGTAATTCGCAGAGCTGTTTAAAGCAATCGTTGTCGGTCCATGTTCTGGTTGAATCGCCAATAACGCTTGCTGTTGGGGAGCGAGTGATGCCCATCCCATCGCACCCCATAAGAAAATCGGTACAAATGCGAAAAAGGGGGCGTTTGTTGCAAATGACAGGCTAAACATCGAAAGTGCTAGAATCGAAAGTAACCACAGCATCAGCACTTTTGGACGTCCAGTCCGATCAATAAGTGTGCCGATTGATAAACTCCCAACGACACCGCCAATTCCCCACGCCCATATATAGGGAGTGTGTGAATGAATGTTTGCGAATTGTTCCAGAATCGTTGTGATATATGTGTACAAACCAAGACTCGCGGTGCTCGCAATAAAGGTGATGCCGACAACCATCGCCACCTGTCGATGCGTGATCATGGCCAAACGCTCCCTGAGCGGCGGTGGTGCTGTTGCTGGAAAGCGAGGCATCCAGGAAGCAATGCCGATCATGGCGCTAAAGCCCAATGCAGTAATGACCCATAACGTTCCTTGCCATCCTGCGAAATCAGCAATCATTAGTCCGAGCGGCACACCAGCAACCGTTCCGATACTCATCCCGCCTAATGTTAACCCTAGAGCCCGCCCGCTTTTTTCTTTCACGACTAATGAGACAGCAGCAGAGGCGGCGAGTGGGGAAAACAGTCCAGCACCAACACCCGCAACCGCACGCGATATAAAGAAGCTAGGAATATCCCATGCGAGCGCAGTGATGCCATTGCCTAGAGTGAAGACCGCTAGCGCGAGCACTAAGATGGTGCGCAGCGGCTTGCCGGCTAATAGTGTCGCAAAGAAAGGTGCCGCGAGCGCGTAACAAAGGGTGAAGACCGTGACGGCCTGCCCGGTTTGTGCATCGCTCATGTGAAAAGTAGCGCGAATATCAGGCAGCAAGCCAGCAATCACGTAAGCATCAAAGCCAAGCGTGAACATTCCCATGGTTAACAGTAAAACCTTTTTCATGCATATCCCCCTAAAAAAACAGCATTCCCATATCGATATGTTATAGTTTGAAAGAACGTCGACAATGCAAAGAATACTATAAGATGAAGCTGTAGAGAACAAACACTCTTGCATGAGGATATAACGAAAGGTTTGAACCTCTAAAAGGAAGATGATCTATGAATACAGACTGGCTACAAAGCTTTTTTGCTGCAGCAAAGCATCATAGCTTCTCAAAGGCAGCAAAAGCGAGCAACTTGTCTCAACCTGCGTTAAGTAAGCATATTCGCCATTTGGAGCAAGACCTCGGTGTATTGCTATTTCACCGGACAGCGATGGGCATTGACCTGACGGAGGCAGGCGCTCATTTTTATAAACGCATGCTCCCTGTTTTTACTGATTTGGGAGCGGTTCGTCAAGAAATGAAAGGCTTTAGCCGAAAAAAGCCGATCGTGATCGGCAGTTTACCGAGCCTGGCAACGTATTATTTACCTGCCAGAATTAAAGGCCGTCAATTTATGGGGCGACCGGTTAAGTTAATGATACAAAACACTTCAGACGAATTGCTGCAATCCTTGCAGGAAGACAGGCTTGATGCGGTTGTTGCAGATTCAACTTGTGTGATGGATTCATTGTGGCAACATGTTTTGTTTACCGAGGAATATCATGCTGTGTTCCCGATCGGTCACCGTTTTCAACACCGCCAAACGATTAGTCTCACTGAGCTCTTGGACGAGCCAATGATTGTTCACGAAGCGCCCTGTGATACGAGGAAGCGGATTGTCAAGCAAACCAAGGCGCTCGGCAAAGAGCCAAACATCGTTAGTGAAGTCAATTTTGGCGATTTTATTTTTGGCGCAGTCACAGCTGGAATGGGGGTGACGATCATTCCAGAAATTGTCGCGAAGCATCTAGGTCACCAACAGCTCTTCACATTGCCGCTGACCGATTTTGGTGAAAAGCGGACGATTTCGTTGGTCGCTAAATCTAAAATAATAGGAACAGAGCTCTATGATGGATGGTCAAGCTTAGCGGAAGAAGATAAGGGGTCATCCTCGAGTGACGAGCCAGTAAGCGATGTTTTGACGGGAAAATTGGGCACAGATTTTGTTGGTCAAAAGTTCGATTGAATGCCCCCTGTTCGACCTGAGGTGAATGATGAAAATTGACCGATTGTTTGGGATGTTTTTTTACTTAATTCATCGGGAGCGGTAAGTGCCAACACCTCCGGCAATCCACGATCGCAACTTGATTACCGACAGTTCAGCAAGAGGCTTATTGTGGATAAAGTACATCATCCAATCTTTACAAGTTTACCCTTGTGAATTTATACAATCGTGGTATAACTATTATTCTACGGGTGATCCAAAATACGTTAATGAATTCATAGCATAGCGGGTGTAAGGCGCTCGTCATAAACCAGAGCGGAGGGTTCAAGATGCATATACGAAACTCAGTCAAAGCAATCATCATTCAAGAAGGACAGGTGCTGCTTACAAAAAATCAAGACGACGAGGGGTATTTTTACTTGTTCCCTGGCGGTGGGCAAGAGCATGGTGAAACCTTTCACCAAACATTAAAGCGCGAGTGCATCGAGGAAATTGGCAGGGAAGTGACCATTGGCGACCTGGTGCACATTCGCGAGTATATTGGCAAACATCATGAGCATGCGGTGTTTGACCATGATGCCCATCAAGTGGAATATTATTTTGTCTGCTCTTTAGTTGATGAACATGTATCGCCACTGCCGACGCATCCTGACGCGCATCAAGTTGGTGTTGAATGGCTTTCTGTCCGTGACTTATTGCAATATCGGACCTATCCGAAGGCCATCAGAGAGCATATCATAGCATCTGGACAAGGGGAAGCGGCGCCTATTTATTTGGGGGATGTGAATTAAGGCGGATGGAAGTTTCTATAAAGTGAATGTGAGGAAATCAATGGTGTTCGTAGAAAACGCTTGGGCTACATTTCCCAAGCGTTTTTTCTTATTCCTTAAGTATATTTATGAACAAATGCTTTCTGATTCATCTGTTCATTTATTTTTTAGAAGGGGAAAAGTATGGTCAACAGGAGAAGTTACTTAAGATCTTGCTCAGACGGCGAATAACGATTGATTTCTTGGAAGATGCTTTCAGGATCGTATGTTGTATCGGGATCGGTTGGAGTAGCCGATGTATGGTTTAAGTATTGTGGCTGAATATATTTCTTTAAATCGCCAACGGTTAAGGGCCTGGCCTCTTCCTTTAACTCATACCCTAATTGTCCATTAGGCTCAAGGGTTGCTGTTTTGACATCGTCAATTCTAGAAATGCCCTGATTCCGTAACCTCATTTCTAATTGGTCGACGGTAAGACGCGTTTTTTTCAAATTGTCAACATTTAAGACACCGTTTTCAATCACGATTTTAGATTTCCCAGTAATAAATGTCTCAAAGGCATCTGATTTTAATTGCAGATATTCCAAAACGGTGACAGCAATGACAAAAATAAGAGCGCTCACAATGGCCTTTAGTACACTTTTTTCTACAATCGGCTGCACGATGATTGTACCAATCGAGATCATCACGACGGTTTGAGCTAGTGTCATTTGCGAGATGGATTTCCGCCCAGCAACGCGCAATAAAAGGATGCCACTTAAAATCAAAACAAACGATTCCCAAATAAAATTCATATCATCACCCTTGATCAAAACATATTATTTTTACATTTCCCTGAACGTGTAAACTTATGCGGTTGGTTTGCAGTGTAGTGCGATCTTGTGTGAAGGTGTTTAAGAAGCATTTGTCGTTTATATCAACGAAGCGATGGGTTTTCCCTGATTTTATTGAAAACAGTATGACAAGCACGCAGATTGGTATTTGCTCTTTTTTGTAGTACGATAATTGGTAGGACAGGCTTGCTCAAAGGCCTGGCACCAGTGTCATAAATGGCCTGGTCGTAAAGACTCGGAGGTTTGAAAAAGATGAGTGATGGACTGCGATTACGTACCTTGGAACGGGAGGATTTGAAGTTTGTTCATGAATTAAATAATAATGCAAACATTATGTCGTATTGGTTTGAAGAGCCTTACGAAGCGTTTGTCGAGCTTCAAGACCTTTATGACAAGCACATTCATGATCAAAGCGAGCGCCGGTTTATCGTTGAAAAAGATCAAGTCATGCTCGGGATGGTGGAGCTTGTAGAAATTGATTATATTCATCGCCGCGCTGAATTTCAAATCATCATTGATCCGAAGCACCAAGGTCGAGGATATGCAGCGACAGCGACGCAACTAGCGATGGATTATGCATTCCAAGTATTAAATTTGCATAAGCTGTATCTTGTCGTCGATGAGAAGAATGACAAAGCCATTCATGTGTACAAAAAAGTCGGCTTTTCTGTGGAAGCAGAGTTAAAGGGTGAGTTTTTCGTAGAGGGTAGTTATCATAACGCCATCCGTATGTGCATTTTTCAGCACGAATATTTCAGTTAATATAAAGTCAACGGGCTCGCTCGCCTGTGAGGCGCCTGTTAAAAAATCCATTTTGAATTGATCAAAGTGGATTTTTTTCCGTGCAGGACGGTCGGGCGTTTAGCTACAAAAATCCTGCATTTGATGCTTAGATAGAGCATAAATACGGGTATAGTAAGAAAGAGAAGACGAGTGGACATCCAAACAAAGTGTACATAGGCATGATTTCTCTATCGATGGCAAAAGATACGTAGAAAAAGAGCCGGATCATTGGATGAAAGCGAAGCATGGATTTTTAGAAACGACATAAACGAGGAGAAGCGGAATGGACTTTTACCAACAGACGAAGGAAGACGTTTTGAAAACGGTGGATTCAAACGAGCAAGGTCTGACGAGTGAAGAAGCCAAGGAGCGGCTTGAGCGGGAAGGCTACAATGAAATTGCCGATAAAGAAAAGGTGCCGACGTGGAAACTCTTTTTACTGACATTTAAAGATCCGATGGTGATTGTGCTGCTCGCAGCGGCGGGAGTACAAATTGCGATCGGTGAAGTCGTTGAGTCGTTTATTATTTTTCTCGTTCTGTTAATTAACTCGGTCATTAGTGTTGTGCAGACGAGAAAAGCAGAAAGCTCCTTAGACGCATTGAGGGACATGTCTGCACCTGAGGCCAACGTCATGCGAGACGGAACGAAGCAGACGATTGCCGCGCGCGAGCTGGTCCCGGGGGATATTGTTGATTTGGAAGCGGGCGATTATATACCTGCCGATGGGCGGATACTGGAGAGCGGCTCTCTTAAAGTCAATGAAGGCATGTTGACGGGTGAGTCGGAAGCGGTGGAGAAATCGCCTGATGCGATTGAGGAAGAAGCCGCACTTGGGGATCGGCGCAATATGGTGTTTAGCAGCTCGCTCGTCGTGTATGGTCGGGGCTCGTTTGTCGTCACAGGGACAGCAGAGAAAACAGAAGTCGGGAAGATTGCTGATATGCTGCAAACGGCAGAGCAGAAGGACACGCCGTTGCAGCGAAAGCTCGACGATTTCAGCAAAAAGCTTGGAATCGGCATTTTGCTTCTTTGTATTTTGATTTTTGCCGTGCAGGCAGCCCGTATTTGGTTTGGTGACAACACTGCCGATACGACAACGGCGTTATTGGACGCTCTCATGTTCTCCGTAGCGATTGCAGTTGCAGCGATTCCAGAAGCGTTGCAATCGATCGTCACGATCGTGTTGTCCGTTGGGACGAACAAAATGGCCAAGCAGCATGCCATTATTCGTAAGCTCCCAGCTGTCGAGACACTCGGATCAACGAGCATTATTTGTACAGATAAAACAGGCACATTGACGCAAAACAAAATGACAGTCACTGACCATTTTATCCCGTTTTCCAAAAATGAACGGTTACCTGATGATCCTACG of Litoribacterium kuwaitense contains these proteins:
- a CDS encoding DUF1868 domain-containing protein, with protein sequence TVFELLCHFNRTPEKWSEFLNIDEDLEHIDQFFAEAFKRVDMPGAFKMKPVRVRDTVVDLETWDQETAQMLQRLRDRLAEVTGAKFPNHDTYPFHISFGYRLQVLSEAEERELEACQRTLQETVLFDWGEVEMKKVDYTIFEDMSLFVPFGQVTRASLRQQKYGTTE
- a CDS encoding ABC transporter substrate-binding protein, with translation MKKYTLPFVIAILLSVVTACSGGGQASEGGKEAVTLDFMTNASEGILETYREIAENYQKENPDITVKVTSQGKDFEALMKAKMASNDLPDLWSTHGWSVERYSEHLVKVNDQPWFDKVKEPIIPAISKDNGDVFVLPLDIDQSGVVVNKDVLEEAGVNIDDLKTWDDFVSAFEKVKGIGKVPVGIGGKDPRQFAHFLDVMATPLYISSEKHNYADALLDGTFDWSKWSEASELLLSLKENEYLNKDALTASPDAMTELMARNEVAFLFANNGAVTGTLEFNPDANVGFVPIPAVHEGDAPVLIGGERDAVGVWKNSEHKEEALKFLAYLAQPENVQAISEEQGMPPALEGVESDLGKLTDDYKKYEDVPVEVYFDRVYLPGGMWSTLQTVGSGLVSGDISVEKAIQTMENDDNRLRKETEQ
- a CDS encoding carbohydrate ABC transporter permease: MAAKNKQMYLFLLPAMILFTIFVFMPFYEGIRISFTNWDGYSQSFDFIGFFNYATLLENELFVIGMKNTLIYGFACTIIQNVLGLLYALFVNKKFAGRNLVRLIIYMPAIIAGIIMGYMMYGIFQYNGGALNDIMQLFNAEKIDWFGSGNRAVLIIVIVNSLQFVGVAMMIYLAGLQNIPSSLVEAAQLDGATSRQILKNVTLPLLIPAITSSFLINIIGGLQLFGLIVALTNGGPGISTHSMATAINNMHFWSQNAGQAAAAGMVLFVMIFVISLMMNIFFNKKDVDM
- a CDS encoding carbohydrate ABC transporter permease — encoded protein: MSVRKSYHLQVIGFLIICLHLLPIYITVVASFKDKTDLSSKWLLPDYFSVDHFTNAVDGGFFSALYNTIIITFFTVLLVVIVGAMTGYALARLKNVVTNIVLYATLGVMMVPEISLIVPLYKTMMNLHAINTFWGIILLGATYSLPLSIFIYTNFIKSIPKELDEAAEMDGCSPLQTFFRIILPQLGPVTASILILIGVKIFNQFLFPLYFLQAPEMRMITTYISTFFNENSNVNEASAAALLGTLPVILAYIFLQKYFVRGAMEGIGK
- a CDS encoding CysS/YqeB C-terminal domain-containing protein, which produces MREDKKKDAAYLREDLAKLGAVIRDERHGQYVRMAQWNQEVILEVKNDR
- a CDS encoding MFS transporter gives rise to the protein MKKVLLLTMGMFTLGFDAYVIAGLLPDIRATFHMSDAQTGQAVTVFTLCYALAAPFFATLLAGKPLRTILVLALAVFTLGNGITALAWDIPSFFISRAVAGVGAGLFSPLAASAAVSLVVKEKSGRALGLTLGGMSIGTVAGVPLGLMIADFAGWQGTLWVITALGFSAMIGIASWMPRFPATAPPPLRERLAMITHRQVAMVVGITFIASTASLGLYTYITTILEQFANIHSHTPYIWAWGIGGVVGSLSIGTLIDRTGRPKVLMLWLLSILALSMFSLSFATNAPFFAFVPIFLWGAMGWASLAPQQQALLAIQPEHGPTTIALNSSANYLGSSVGSMLGGAALFAGLSPTYLPIAAGMLILLAVLGQWMIVGKQRDFRMDQTVD
- a CDS encoding LysR family transcriptional regulator; protein product: MNTDWLQSFFAAAKHHSFSKAAKASNLSQPALSKHIRHLEQDLGVLLFHRTAMGIDLTEAGAHFYKRMLPVFTDLGAVRQEMKGFSRKKPIVIGSLPSLATYYLPARIKGRQFMGRPVKLMIQNTSDELLQSLQEDRLDAVVADSTCVMDSLWQHVLFTEEYHAVFPIGHRFQHRQTISLTELLDEPMIVHEAPCDTRKRIVKQTKALGKEPNIVSEVNFGDFIFGAVTAGMGVTIIPEIVAKHLGHQQLFTLPLTDFGEKRTISLVAKSKIIGTELYDGWSSLAEEDKGSSSSDEPVSDVLTGKLGTDFVGQKFD
- a CDS encoding NUDIX domain-containing protein; amino-acid sequence: MHIRNSVKAIIIQEGQVLLTKNQDDEGYFYLFPGGGQEHGETFHQTLKRECIEEIGREVTIGDLVHIREYIGKHHEHAVFDHDAHQVEYYFVCSLVDEHVSPLPTHPDAHQVGVEWLSVRDLLQYRTYPKAIREHIIASGQGEAAPIYLGDVN
- a CDS encoding DUF421 domain-containing protein, with protein sequence MNFIWESFVLILSGILLLRVAGRKSISQMTLAQTVVMISIGTIIVQPIVEKSVLKAIVSALIFVIAVTVLEYLQLKSDAFETFITGKSKIVIENGVLNVDNLKKTRLTVDQLEMRLRNQGISRIDDVKTATLEPNGQLGYELKEEARPLTVGDLKKYIQPQYLNHTSATPTDPDTTYDPESIFQEINRYSPSEQDLK
- the speG gene encoding spermidine N1-acetyltransferase, with amino-acid sequence MSDGLRLRTLEREDLKFVHELNNNANIMSYWFEEPYEAFVELQDLYDKHIHDQSERRFIVEKDQVMLGMVELVEIDYIHRRAEFQIIIDPKHQGRGYAATATQLAMDYAFQVLNLHKLYLVVDEKNDKAIHVYKKVGFSVEAELKGEFFVEGSYHNAIRMCIFQHEYFS